Proteins encoded in a region of the Mycolicibacterium duvalii genome:
- a CDS encoding cytochrome P450, whose product MPAHETAELYYDPYDFAIDDDPYPVWRRMREEAPLYYNDKYRFYALSRYDDVVKALPDWETYRSGKGTTADILFNGIDVPPGILLFEDPPLHDLHRRLLSRVFTPRRMLAVEDLVRGFCSRALDPLRDSDGWDFVADLGAIMPMRTIGYLLGIPEEGQEQIRRRTDQNISVGDEVGDVSATVFAESLALFAEYIEWRAGHPSDDLMTELLNAEIEEPDGTRRQLDRTEVLAYTAMIAGAGGETTARLIGFMGELLANHPDQRRELVADPTLIPLAVEETLRFEPPSPVQARYVARDVELYGQTVAEGSFMLLLNGSANRDDTHYPDPDRYNIHRTGGHLSFGQGIHFCLGSALARLEARVAFEEVLKRWSDWEVDYDNARRARTSSVRGWARMPVRTR is encoded by the coding sequence ATGCCGGCACACGAGACCGCCGAGTTGTACTACGACCCCTATGATTTCGCGATCGACGACGACCCGTACCCGGTGTGGCGCAGGATGCGGGAAGAAGCGCCGCTGTACTACAACGACAAGTACCGATTCTATGCGCTGAGCCGCTACGACGATGTCGTGAAGGCGCTGCCGGACTGGGAGACCTACCGGTCCGGTAAGGGCACCACCGCAGACATCCTGTTCAACGGGATCGACGTGCCACCGGGGATTCTGCTGTTCGAGGATCCGCCGCTGCACGATCTGCACCGCCGACTGTTGTCGCGGGTGTTCACGCCGCGCCGGATGCTGGCTGTGGAGGATCTGGTGCGCGGGTTCTGTTCCCGGGCGCTGGATCCGTTGCGCGACAGCGACGGTTGGGACTTCGTGGCCGATCTCGGTGCGATCATGCCGATGCGCACGATCGGGTATCTGCTCGGCATCCCGGAGGAGGGCCAGGAGCAGATCCGTCGGCGCACCGACCAGAACATCTCGGTCGGCGACGAGGTCGGCGACGTCAGTGCCACGGTGTTCGCGGAGTCGCTGGCACTGTTCGCCGAGTACATCGAGTGGCGGGCCGGCCACCCGTCCGACGACCTGATGACCGAGCTGCTCAACGCCGAGATCGAGGAGCCCGACGGGACGCGGCGGCAACTGGACCGCACCGAGGTGCTGGCCTACACCGCGATGATCGCCGGGGCGGGCGGCGAAACGACGGCTCGCTTGATCGGCTTCATGGGCGAGTTGCTCGCAAACCATCCCGACCAGCGGCGCGAACTGGTTGCCGACCCGACGTTGATTCCGCTGGCCGTCGAGGAGACGCTGCGTTTCGAGCCGCCCTCACCGGTGCAGGCACGCTATGTCGCCCGCGACGTCGAGCTCTACGGACAGACCGTCGCCGAAGGCTCGTTCATGCTTCTGCTCAACGGGTCCGCGAACCGCGACGACACCCACTACCCCGACCCGGACCGTTACAACATCCACCGCACGGGCGGGCATCTGAGCTTCGGTCAGGGCATCCACTTCTGCCTGGGGTCGGCGCTGGCCCGGCTGGAGGCCCGGGTCGCTTTCGAGGAGGTGCTCAAGCGCTGGAGCGACTGGGAAGTCGACTACGACAACGCCCGTCGCGCGCGGACCTCCAGCGTGCGGGGCTGGGCCCGGATGCCGGTCCGGACGCGCTGA
- a CDS encoding spirocyclase AveC family protein — protein MDTALSPALIAGLSFAYLGGALFLAFGVYLSIRRGRLHPLLLVSISAISFSWIEAPYDWAVYAQFPPELPRMPSWWPLNMTWGGGLPSSVPIGYIAYFVLPAVIGAALGRRAITRFGWRRPQTLLAVGFAVGFCWALLFNGFFGPRLGVFVYGYVIDGLALFQGSRYQYPVYDAVAMGLQMMVFTYLLGRVDREGRNVIEVWSDSRSSSKVGSSLLSVAAVVVVGHLMYGAVFAPHLATKLGGYVTEGPTEQLWPPTENQPR, from the coding sequence ATGGACACAGCGCTGTCCCCTGCCTTGATCGCCGGACTGTCCTTCGCCTACCTCGGCGGGGCCCTCTTCCTGGCGTTCGGTGTCTACCTCAGCATTCGCCGTGGACGGCTGCATCCGCTGCTGCTGGTGTCCATCTCGGCGATCTCGTTCTCCTGGATCGAGGCGCCCTACGACTGGGCGGTCTATGCGCAGTTCCCGCCCGAACTGCCGAGGATGCCCTCGTGGTGGCCGTTGAACATGACCTGGGGAGGCGGGCTGCCGTCGTCGGTACCCATCGGCTACATCGCCTACTTCGTGCTGCCCGCGGTCATCGGCGCGGCGCTCGGCCGCCGGGCGATCACCCGGTTCGGGTGGCGCCGGCCCCAGACGCTGCTGGCGGTCGGCTTCGCGGTGGGGTTCTGCTGGGCGTTGCTGTTCAACGGATTCTTCGGCCCGCGGCTGGGGGTGTTCGTCTACGGCTACGTGATCGACGGTCTGGCGCTGTTCCAGGGCAGCAGGTACCAGTACCCGGTGTATGACGCGGTGGCGATGGGGCTGCAGATGATGGTCTTCACCTACCTTCTCGGTCGGGTCGACCGAGAAGGACGCAATGTCATCGAGGTGTGGTCGGACAGCCGGTCCTCGAGCAAGGTCGGGTCGTCGCTGTTGTCGGTGGCCGCCGTGGTCGTGGTCGGGCATCTGATGTACGGGGCGGTGTTCGCGCCGCATCTGGCCACCAAACTGGGCGGGTACGTGACGGAAGGTCCGACAGAGCAGTTGTGGCCGCCGACAGAGAACCAACCGAGGTAG
- a CDS encoding TetR/AcrR family transcriptional regulator: protein MPARKPSVQQNAVRRPRGEARRLLLDAARDLFARKDYRATTTREIAEAAGVSEYLLFRHFGSKAGLFREALVTPFTTFLDEFRDTWRSVVPEKTDEEELARQFVGRLYDVLVEHQGLVLTLVTADGLGDDELEAAGIADIRRVLNVLGEISAEGMRLRGKRSRQPDLPAHSTVAMVVGMVALRSTFFGGAPPPREAIVDELVQAVLHGFLHRPS from the coding sequence GTGCCTGCGCGAAAACCGTCTGTCCAGCAGAACGCCGTCCGCCGACCGCGTGGCGAGGCGCGGCGGCTGCTGCTCGACGCCGCCCGGGACCTGTTCGCGCGCAAGGACTATCGGGCGACCACCACCCGCGAGATCGCCGAGGCCGCCGGGGTCAGCGAGTATCTGTTGTTCCGCCACTTCGGCTCCAAAGCGGGTCTGTTCCGCGAAGCCCTGGTCACCCCGTTCACCACCTTCCTCGACGAGTTCCGCGACACCTGGCGGTCGGTGGTCCCCGAAAAGACCGACGAGGAGGAGCTGGCCCGGCAGTTCGTCGGCCGGCTCTACGACGTCCTCGTCGAGCACCAGGGCCTGGTGCTCACGCTGGTCACCGCCGACGGTCTCGGCGACGACGAGCTCGAGGCCGCCGGCATCGCCGACATCCGCCGCGTGCTCAACGTTCTCGGCGAGATCAGTGCCGAAGGGATGCGTTTGCGCGGCAAGCGCTCCCGCCAGCCGGACCTGCCCGCGCACTCGACGGTGGCCATGGTCGTCGGCATGGTGGCGCTGCGGTCCACCTTCTTCGGCGGCGCACCGCCACCCCGCGAGGCGATCGTCGACGAACTGGTTCAGGCGGTCCTGCACGGCTTCCTCCATCGGCCCAGTTGA
- a CDS encoding mycofactocin-coupled SDR family oxidoreductase, with product MTGKLEGKVAFITGAARGQGRAHAVAMAREGADVIAVDICRDIPSNPYPLATPEDLAETERAVKEAGRRVVARVADVRERHELREAAEAGVADLGKIDIVVANAGILPMAMGNPDPMGFVDATDVDLLGVMNTVAVAIPHLPDGASIIVTGSTAGMIRGTTTSPDMGPGGAGYGWSKRVVIEYVEEMSLHLAPRMIRVNAIHPTNCNTHLLQNEGMYGVFRPDLKMEGKTPTREDAEPLFSLFQAMPIPYIEPDDMAHLGVFLASDDSRYITGQQIRVDAGSLLKWPNGPGG from the coding sequence ATGACGGGAAAACTCGAGGGCAAGGTCGCGTTCATCACCGGAGCGGCCCGCGGGCAGGGTCGTGCGCATGCGGTGGCGATGGCCAGAGAAGGCGCCGACGTCATCGCGGTCGACATCTGCCGCGACATCCCCAGCAACCCCTACCCACTCGCGACGCCGGAGGACCTCGCCGAGACCGAACGCGCGGTGAAGGAGGCGGGCCGACGGGTGGTGGCCAGGGTCGCCGATGTCCGGGAACGCCACGAACTGCGCGAGGCCGCCGAGGCGGGCGTCGCCGATCTCGGCAAGATCGACATCGTCGTCGCCAACGCCGGAATCCTGCCGATGGCGATGGGCAACCCCGACCCGATGGGCTTCGTCGACGCGACCGACGTCGACCTACTCGGCGTGATGAACACGGTGGCCGTGGCGATCCCGCACCTGCCCGACGGCGCGTCGATCATCGTCACCGGATCGACCGCGGGCATGATCCGCGGCACCACCACCAGCCCCGACATGGGGCCCGGCGGCGCGGGCTACGGATGGAGCAAGCGCGTGGTGATCGAGTACGTCGAGGAGATGAGCCTGCATCTGGCGCCGAGGATGATCCGCGTCAATGCCATCCATCCGACCAACTGCAACACCCACCTGCTGCAGAACGAGGGCATGTACGGCGTGTTCCGGCCCGACCTCAAAATGGAGGGCAAGACTCCGACGCGCGAGGACGCCGAACCGCTGTTCAGCCTCTTCCAGGCGATGCCGATCCCGTACATCGAGCCCGACGACATGGCTCACCTGGGGGTGTTCCTGGCCAGTGACGACAGCCGCTACATCACCGGACAGCAGATTCGGGTGGATGCCGGTTCACTGTTGAAGTGGCCCAACGGACCCGGGGGATAG
- a CDS encoding cytochrome P450: MTDPSTYDAIDYFTDESLVPDPYPYFDHLRAKCPVTRATPFDVMVVTGYEEALSVYKNPEFSSCNSVAGPFSGMPFGPGDSDDVSALIEEHRGAVPMAEHITSQDPPLHTRTRGLMNKLITPKRLKENEDFMWRLADRQLDTFVDRGHAEFLADYAKPFSLLVIADLLGVPAEDHEEFKAAFALETVGELGKEAPTTHNPLQWLNDKFYAYIENRRRAPQEDVLTELAQAKYEDGSTPDIEDVMNLSTFLFAAGTETTTKLVSSAVRFIADNPGFETMLRDDRSKIPAFLEETLRMESPVKSHFRMARTTTSIGEVEVPAGTTVMVLPGACNRDARKFADPDEFRPDRPNVREQIAFIRGVHSCPGAPLARAEGRISLNRILDRMSDITISEEHHGPAAARSYSYEPTFIMRGLAELHIEFKSAP; this comes from the coding sequence GTGACCGACCCCTCCACGTACGACGCCATCGACTACTTCACCGACGAGTCCCTGGTACCCGACCCATATCCTTACTTCGACCATCTGCGCGCGAAATGCCCTGTCACCCGGGCGACTCCGTTCGACGTGATGGTGGTAACCGGTTACGAGGAGGCGCTGTCGGTCTACAAGAATCCCGAGTTCTCGTCCTGCAATTCGGTGGCGGGCCCGTTCTCGGGCATGCCGTTCGGCCCCGGCGACAGCGACGATGTGTCCGCGCTGATCGAAGAGCATCGCGGCGCGGTCCCGATGGCCGAACACATCACCTCCCAGGATCCGCCACTGCACACCCGCACCCGCGGACTGATGAACAAACTGATCACTCCGAAACGCCTCAAGGAGAACGAGGACTTCATGTGGCGGCTGGCCGACCGGCAGCTCGACACATTCGTCGACCGCGGGCACGCGGAATTCCTCGCCGACTACGCAAAGCCGTTCTCTCTGTTGGTGATCGCCGACCTGCTGGGGGTGCCGGCCGAGGATCACGAGGAGTTCAAGGCCGCCTTCGCGCTGGAAACGGTCGGCGAACTGGGCAAGGAGGCGCCGACGACGCACAACCCGCTGCAGTGGCTCAACGACAAGTTCTACGCCTATATCGAGAATCGCCGGCGGGCCCCGCAGGAGGATGTGCTGACCGAGTTGGCGCAGGCGAAATATGAGGACGGGTCCACACCCGACATCGAAGATGTGATGAACCTGTCGACGTTCCTGTTCGCCGCGGGCACGGAGACGACGACGAAGCTGGTCAGTTCAGCGGTCCGATTCATCGCCGACAACCCGGGATTCGAGACGATGCTGCGCGACGACCGGAGCAAGATCCCCGCTTTCCTCGAAGAGACACTGCGGATGGAGAGTCCCGTCAAATCCCACTTCCGCATGGCGCGGACGACCACGTCGATAGGCGAGGTCGAGGTACCCGCCGGCACCACCGTGATGGTGCTGCCGGGCGCATGCAATCGGGACGCGCGCAAGTTCGCCGACCCCGACGAGTTCCGGCCCGACCGCCCCAATGTGCGTGAACAGATCGCGTTCATCCGGGGCGTGCACTCCTGCCCCGGGGCGCCGCTGGCGCGCGCCGAGGGCCGGATCTCGTTGAACCGGATCTTGGACCGGATGTCGGACATCACCATCTCGGAGGAACACCACGGTCCCGCCGCAGCGCGCAGCTACTCCTACGAGCCCACGTTCATCATGCGCGGGCTCGCCGAGTTGCACATCGAGTTCAAATCTGCGCCCTAA
- a CDS encoding cytochrome P450 yields the protein MSQLFDDLEDFGAFDDAISGDVRDPYTELARLRREQPVQRLETSGALPHEESLPMFIVYRHEEIQQMLRDNETFSSSSVIAAFGPVLGERVMLGMDEPVHGRLRALVQKAFTQKALARWENELVGRVANSLIDKFADNGKADLVKEFTFDYPSQIIAGLLGLPEQDYPQFQRWSISLLSWLMNPERGLAASAALCDYFAPILEARRAEPREDLISALAAAEIDGNKLEDQEIYSFLRLLLPAGVETTYRSLGSLIFALLSDPVQLQVIRDDRTLLPQAIEEAVRWESPLLTITRVATRDTQLGGVSIPAGATVMPMLGAANRQEDRYPDPDRFDIFRAPKSNLGWGHGVHVCLGMHLARLEMRTAVNLLLDRLPNLRLDPDGGDPHIRGQVFRSPTSLPVLFDRPRSNA from the coding sequence TTGTCCCAGTTGTTCGATGACCTCGAAGACTTCGGAGCGTTCGACGACGCCATCTCCGGTGACGTCCGCGACCCCTACACCGAACTGGCCAGACTGCGCCGCGAGCAACCGGTGCAGCGGTTGGAGACCTCCGGAGCGCTGCCGCACGAGGAATCGCTGCCGATGTTCATCGTCTACCGGCACGAGGAGATCCAGCAGATGTTGCGCGACAACGAGACGTTCTCGTCGTCGAGCGTCATCGCGGCGTTCGGCCCGGTGCTCGGTGAGCGGGTGATGCTCGGCATGGACGAGCCGGTGCACGGCCGGCTGCGCGCCCTGGTCCAGAAGGCCTTCACCCAGAAAGCGCTGGCGCGCTGGGAGAACGAATTGGTCGGTCGCGTCGCGAACAGCCTGATCGACAAATTCGCCGACAACGGCAAAGCCGATCTGGTCAAAGAGTTCACCTTCGACTACCCGAGTCAGATCATCGCCGGGCTGCTGGGTCTCCCCGAGCAGGACTACCCTCAGTTCCAGCGGTGGTCGATCTCGCTGCTGAGCTGGCTGATGAACCCCGAACGGGGGCTGGCCGCGTCGGCCGCGCTGTGCGACTACTTCGCCCCGATCCTCGAGGCCCGGCGCGCAGAGCCGCGGGAGGACCTGATCAGCGCACTCGCCGCGGCCGAGATCGACGGCAACAAACTCGAAGACCAGGAGATCTACTCCTTCCTGCGGCTGCTGTTGCCGGCCGGCGTCGAGACGACCTATCGCTCGCTGGGCAGTCTGATCTTCGCGCTGCTGTCCGATCCGGTTCAGCTGCAGGTGATCCGCGACGACCGGACACTGCTGCCGCAGGCGATCGAGGAGGCGGTGCGGTGGGAGTCGCCACTGTTGACGATCACCCGCGTCGCCACGCGAGATACCCAACTGGGCGGGGTGTCGATCCCGGCGGGAGCGACGGTGATGCCGATGCTCGGTGCTGCCAACCGGCAGGAGGACCGCTACCCGGATCCGGACCGGTTCGACATCTTCCGCGCGCCCAAGTCCAACCTCGGCTGGGGGCACGGGGTGCACGTGTGCCTGGGTATGCACCTGGCCCGGCTGGAGATGCGCACAGCGGTCAACCTGTTGCTCGACCGGTTGCCGAACCTTCGGCTGGACCCCGACGGCGGCGATCCGCACATTCGCGGCCAGGTCTTCCGATCACCGACATCGCTTCCCGTGCTGTTCGACCGCCCCAGGAGTAACGCGTGA
- a CDS encoding aldehyde dehydrogenase family protein, whose product MAESPAVYESRMLIDGKLVEGQAGTFTNINPANEDVLGEVADASRADMGRAIDAARRAFDGTDWPTDRALRKQCLLQLHDAIEAEKEELREELIREVGAPRAVTHGPQLDAPLADGLRYPARLIDTFGWETDLGDTVVSVTGVNTTRTVWHEPVGVVGAIVPWNFPFEVSINKLGQALATGNTVILKPAPDTPFNATRLGRLIAEKTDIPAGVVNVVTASDHLVGEELTLSPKVDMISFTGSTAVGKRIMEKGAATMKRLFLELGGKSATIVLDDADLNTACLMGIGPLMHAGQGCAAPTRMLLPRSRYDEGVAILQGIYENIAAGDPQDPATLCGPVISARQQSRILGYIRKGVEEGATLLVGSPEPPPEFDKGFWVSPTLFTDVDNSMTIAREEIFGPVLAVIPYEDEDDAVRIANDSVYGLAGNVASASLERSLAVARRLRAGFIGLNGTAGYGADTPFGGYKESGVGRQNGVAGFHQYTEVKSVAYPAH is encoded by the coding sequence ATGGCTGAGTCGCCGGCGGTCTACGAATCCAGGATGCTCATCGACGGCAAGCTCGTCGAAGGACAGGCCGGGACCTTCACCAACATCAATCCCGCCAACGAGGACGTGCTCGGCGAAGTGGCCGACGCGTCGCGGGCCGACATGGGCCGCGCCATCGACGCGGCCCGGCGCGCGTTCGACGGGACCGACTGGCCCACCGACCGCGCGTTGCGCAAGCAGTGCCTGCTGCAGTTGCACGACGCCATCGAGGCCGAGAAGGAAGAACTGCGCGAAGAGCTCATCCGCGAGGTCGGCGCGCCGCGGGCGGTCACCCACGGCCCCCAGCTCGACGCGCCGCTGGCCGACGGGCTGCGCTATCCCGCGCGGCTGATCGACACCTTCGGCTGGGAAACCGACCTCGGCGACACCGTGGTGTCGGTCACCGGCGTGAACACCACCCGCACGGTATGGCATGAGCCGGTCGGGGTGGTCGGCGCGATCGTGCCGTGGAATTTCCCGTTCGAGGTCAGCATCAACAAGCTCGGCCAGGCCCTGGCGACCGGGAACACCGTCATTCTCAAACCTGCGCCCGACACCCCGTTCAACGCCACCCGGCTGGGCCGGCTGATCGCCGAGAAGACCGACATCCCAGCGGGAGTCGTCAATGTGGTGACCGCGTCGGACCATCTGGTCGGTGAGGAACTGACGTTGTCCCCGAAGGTCGACATGATCTCGTTCACCGGCTCCACGGCGGTCGGCAAGCGGATCATGGAGAAGGGCGCGGCCACGATGAAGCGGCTGTTCCTCGAGCTCGGCGGCAAGTCGGCGACCATCGTGCTCGACGACGCCGACCTCAACACCGCCTGCCTGATGGGCATCGGGCCGCTGATGCACGCCGGGCAGGGGTGCGCGGCACCGACCCGGATGTTGCTGCCCCGCTCCCGCTACGACGAGGGCGTGGCGATCCTGCAGGGGATTTATGAGAACATCGCCGCCGGCGACCCGCAGGATCCGGCCACCCTGTGCGGGCCGGTCATCTCGGCCAGACAGCAGTCCCGCATCCTGGGGTACATCCGCAAGGGCGTCGAGGAAGGCGCCACCCTGCTGGTCGGCAGCCCGGAGCCGCCCCCGGAGTTCGACAAGGGGTTCTGGGTCAGCCCGACGTTGTTCACCGACGTCGACAACTCGATGACCATCGCGCGGGAAGAGATCTTCGGACCCGTGCTGGCCGTGATCCCGTACGAGGACGAGGACGACGCGGTGCGCATCGCCAACGACAGCGTCTACGGCCTGGCCGGCAACGTGGCCTCGGCCTCGCTGGAGCGGTCCCTGGCCGTGGCCCGCCGCCTGCGGGCGGGATTCATCGGGCTCAACGGCACCGCCGGTTACGGCGCCGACACCCCGTTCGGCGGCTACAAGGAAAGCGGGGTCGGCCGCCAGAACGGCGTCGCCGGCTTCCATCAGTACACGGAAGTGAAATCGGTCGCCTATCCGGCCCACTGA
- a CDS encoding spirocyclase AveC family protein, whose product MTAERSAPPVTENRPEAAKPAGKGPNWGRWISAFALLAFFSLFVAFARTEVHPRVANPNVSGRPRPVEFLFGWDGWLWVHQIGTVILLVVLVAIFVRGWRRDPGSPIMLMFLCTTLIVWQDPIMNWAPFAVYNPELIHWPENWPLIMLSPTVEPFIVFGYVAFYFAPFFPAIWILRKWQAKYGPTAFVSRHPLVSLGLLVLVIGFIFDAILEVSLVRTGLYIYSQAIPFGTLFPGTTFQFPLIWESLAVTFVMIPAAVLCYRDDTGKAVAEKLAARAKLFPGKPVLGTFLVMFFIINVAYFAYGAWFAAIKASGLATAVACPWPYPEAKVYDPQGYYEKEGAQGPFSVGKWATWQSGLPNGRPDVEPPPPGEGACAPENADG is encoded by the coding sequence ATGACCGCAGAGAGGTCGGCGCCCCCGGTGACCGAGAACCGACCGGAGGCGGCGAAACCGGCGGGGAAGGGGCCGAACTGGGGGCGGTGGATCTCCGCGTTCGCGTTGTTGGCGTTCTTCAGCCTCTTCGTCGCGTTCGCGCGGACCGAGGTACACCCGCGAGTTGCCAACCCGAACGTGTCGGGCCGGCCGCGCCCGGTCGAGTTCCTGTTCGGCTGGGACGGCTGGCTGTGGGTGCATCAGATCGGCACCGTGATCCTGCTGGTGGTGCTGGTCGCGATATTCGTCCGGGGCTGGCGGCGCGACCCCGGCAGCCCGATCATGTTGATGTTCCTGTGCACCACGTTGATCGTGTGGCAGGACCCGATCATGAACTGGGCGCCCTTCGCGGTGTACAACCCCGAGCTGATCCACTGGCCGGAGAACTGGCCGCTGATCATGCTGTCCCCGACGGTCGAGCCGTTCATCGTGTTCGGGTACGTGGCGTTCTACTTCGCGCCGTTCTTCCCGGCGATCTGGATTCTGCGCAAATGGCAGGCCAAATACGGCCCCACGGCTTTCGTTTCGCGCCACCCGTTGGTCAGCCTCGGCCTGCTGGTGCTGGTCATCGGCTTCATCTTCGACGCGATTCTCGAGGTGAGCCTGGTGCGCACCGGTCTCTACATCTATTCGCAGGCCATCCCGTTCGGCACACTGTTTCCCGGCACCACCTTTCAGTTCCCGCTGATCTGGGAGTCGCTGGCGGTGACCTTCGTGATGATTCCCGCCGCGGTGCTGTGCTATCGCGACGACACCGGCAAGGCGGTCGCCGAAAAGCTGGCTGCGCGGGCGAAGCTCTTCCCCGGAAAGCCTGTGCTGGGCACCTTCCTGGTGATGTTCTTCATCATCAACGTCGCCTACTTCGCCTACGGGGCCTGGTTCGCGGCCATCAAGGCCAGCGGGCTGGCGACCGCGGTGGCCTGCCCGTGGCCGTACCCGGAGGCCAAAGTCTATGACCCGCAGGGCTATTACGAGAAGGAGGGCGCGCAGGGGCCGTTCTCGGTGGGCAAGTGGGCGACATGGCAGAGCGGTCTGCCCAACGGCCGGCCCGACGTCGAACCGCCCCCGCCAGGTGAGGGCGCATGTGCACCGGAGAACGCCGATGGCTGA
- a CDS encoding ABC transporter substrate-binding protein — MSYESTAEPIKVGYLMDFTLPPGFPDELRASFTRTFDLVFEEAVAQRLMDRPVQMIYREVEGLPKGSVKAVIDAYGELVDEGCLVVFGPNITDNCVPLREAIEERFKVPAISVTGTDDWLGEWTFAFPQGSMTDEPIFLIDLVAKRGLTEVGVLAEQSLIGESYLRNLRSAAARKGIRIVAEVSIAQTAQDIDAAVRTLHEAKAEAIIHLGFGFGIVFINPALEAVEWDPPRFTTTAFQNAWVNPIMWNAFLGWVGVDQYDEGNKVGQAWLDRYAQRYDGSRPEYCVSVVNHDVAATLVRAFTDAHPLSPRGVKEALERVKMMPAASGAPGTRVSFGKWTRRAWMGAGYLVARTLDADGVNSHLVDRFGEESS; from the coding sequence ATGTCGTACGAGAGCACCGCTGAACCCATCAAGGTCGGCTACCTGATGGACTTCACCCTGCCTCCGGGTTTCCCCGACGAGTTGCGGGCGTCGTTCACCCGAACCTTCGACCTCGTCTTCGAGGAGGCCGTCGCCCAGCGTCTGATGGACCGTCCGGTGCAGATGATCTACCGCGAGGTCGAGGGCTTGCCCAAAGGTTCGGTCAAAGCAGTCATCGATGCCTACGGTGAACTCGTCGACGAGGGGTGCCTGGTGGTGTTCGGCCCCAACATCACCGACAACTGCGTGCCACTGCGGGAGGCGATCGAGGAGCGCTTCAAGGTGCCGGCCATCAGCGTCACGGGAACCGACGACTGGCTCGGTGAATGGACGTTCGCTTTCCCGCAGGGCTCGATGACCGACGAGCCGATCTTCCTCATCGATCTGGTGGCCAAACGCGGCCTCACAGAGGTCGGCGTGCTGGCCGAGCAGAGCCTGATCGGCGAGAGCTATCTGCGGAATCTGCGAAGCGCAGCAGCGCGCAAGGGAATTCGCATCGTCGCCGAAGTCTCGATCGCCCAGACCGCGCAGGACATCGATGCCGCGGTGCGGACACTGCACGAAGCCAAAGCCGAAGCGATCATCCACCTGGGCTTCGGCTTCGGGATCGTGTTCATCAACCCTGCGCTCGAAGCCGTCGAGTGGGACCCGCCGCGCTTCACCACCACGGCCTTCCAGAACGCCTGGGTCAACCCGATCATGTGGAACGCGTTCCTCGGCTGGGTCGGAGTCGACCAGTACGACGAGGGCAACAAGGTCGGCCAGGCATGGCTGGACCGCTACGCGCAGCGGTACGACGGCAGCCGCCCCGAGTACTGCGTGTCGGTCGTCAACCACGATGTCGCGGCGACCCTGGTTCGAGCCTTCACCGACGCGCACCCGCTGAGCCCCCGTGGGGTCAAGGAAGCCCTCGAGCGCGTCAAGATGATGCCTGCGGCCTCCGGCGCGCCGGGCACGCGGGTGTCCTTCGGCAAGTGGACGCGACGCGCGTGGATGGGCGCGGGTTATCTGGTGGCTCGGACCCTCGACGCCGACGGCGTCAACTCGCACCTGGTCGACCGCTTCGGAGAGGAAAGCTCATGA
- a CDS encoding CbbQ/NirQ/NorQ/GpvN family protein: MTIESGFAHTNGAAAQATASRPYYTPVGNEETVFKAAYRQGLSIVLKGPTGCGKTRFVEAMAHDLGRPLITVACHDDLTTADLVGRYLLRGDETVWVDGPLTRAVRDGAICYLDEVVEARQDTTVVLHPLADYRRQLPIERLGVTLDAAPGFGLVMSYNPGYQSVLKDLKDSTRQRMVAIEFGFPAPEVEEAIIAHEAGVDAGTAAELVRFGQAIRRLETGGLREVASTRVLIAAGRLIAEGLPVAVAAEVAVAGPLTDDVAVGRGLRELIEVYLGESAPE, encoded by the coding sequence ATGACCATCGAGTCCGGGTTCGCCCATACGAACGGCGCCGCCGCACAGGCCACCGCATCGCGTCCGTACTACACGCCGGTCGGCAATGAGGAGACGGTGTTCAAGGCCGCGTACCGCCAGGGTCTGTCGATCGTGCTGAAGGGGCCCACCGGGTGCGGCAAGACGCGCTTCGTCGAGGCCATGGCACACGATCTCGGCCGGCCGCTGATCACCGTTGCGTGCCACGACGACCTCACCACCGCGGACCTGGTGGGCCGATACCTGCTGCGCGGCGACGAAACGGTGTGGGTGGACGGGCCGTTGACCCGGGCCGTGCGCGACGGTGCCATCTGCTATCTCGACGAGGTGGTCGAGGCCCGGCAGGACACCACTGTGGTGCTGCATCCGCTCGCCGACTACCGACGGCAGCTGCCGATCGAGCGACTCGGGGTCACCCTGGATGCGGCGCCGGGCTTCGGGCTGGTGATGTCCTACAACCCGGGTTATCAAAGTGTGCTCAAGGACCTGAAGGACTCGACGCGGCAACGAATGGTCGCCATCGAGTTCGGTTTCCCTGCCCCGGAGGTCGAGGAGGCGATCATCGCGCACGAAGCGGGCGTGGACGCCGGTACCGCCGCCGAGTTGGTGCGGTTCGGACAGGCGATCCGGCGGCTGGAGACCGGGGGGCTGCGAGAGGTCGCGTCGACGCGGGTGCTGATCGCGGCGGGGCGGCTGATCGCCGAAGGGCTGCCCGTCGCGGTGGCGGCCGAGGTGGCAGTCGCCGGGCCGCTGACCGATGACGTGGCGGTGGGTCGCGGCCTGCGCGAGCTGATCGAGGTCTACCTGGGGGAATCGGCGCCGGAGTGA